A portion of the Pithys albifrons albifrons isolate INPA30051 chromosome 1, PitAlb_v1, whole genome shotgun sequence genome contains these proteins:
- the PARP11 gene encoding protein mono-ADP-ribosyltransferase PARP11 isoform X3: MLQGPSEDVFPKMESPVEEMDTSDTQWGWFYLAECGKWHMFQTESNSHCSISSEDIERSFRTNPHGSLSFTTAKFDYMLDFSVMKQVNLTTLKQRPIKRAPFSINSFSFICENEAIPMPSHWENVNTEEPYQLIPLQRKTNEYNEVSSLFGKTMDSHRIKRIKRIQNLDLWEFFCRKKAQLKKKRGVPTINEQMLFHGTSNEFVEAICIHNFDWRINGMHAAVYGKGTYFARDASYSSHFCKENMKHGDTFQIHGVNLQPHLHRPDKVMFLARVLTGDYIGGDSKYMRPPSKDGSFVNLYDSCVDNTWNPKIFVIFDANQIYPEYLIEFC; this comes from the exons ATGCTTCAAGGACCATCAGAAGATGTGTTTCCAAAGATGGAAAGTCCAGTTGAAGAGATGGATACCTCTGATACCCAGTGGGGCTGGTTTTATTTGGCTGAGTGTGGTAAATGGCATATGTTTCAG ACCGAGTCAAACAGTCATTGCTCTATTAGCAGTGAAGATATTGAAAGGAGTTTCCGAACAAACCCACATGGTTCTCTGTCTTTTACGACTGCAAAGTTTGACTACATGCTAGACTTTTCAG TGATGAAACAAGTCAACCTCACTACCCTTAAGCAACGTCCAATAAAGCGAGCTCCCTTTTCTATCAATTCATTCag ttTCATCTGTGAAAATGAGGCTATCCCTATGCCTTCACACTGGGAGAATGTAAACACTGAAGAGCCATACCAG cttattccattgcaaaggaaaacaaatgaataTAATGAAGTTTCTAGTCTCTTTGGAAAAACAATGGATAGCCACCGAATTAAAAGAATTAAGAGAATACAAAATCTAGACTTGTGGGAGTTTTTTTGCAG GAAAAAAGCTcaactgaagaagaaaagaggtgTCCCAACAATTAATGAGCAGATGCTGTTTCATGGCACCAGTAATGAATTTGTTGAAGCAATATGTATTCATAACTTTGACTGGAGAATAAATGGCATGCATGCTGCTGTATATGGAAAAG gGACCTACTTCGCAAGAGATGCATCATATTCCAGCCATTTCTGCAAAGAGAACATGAAGCACGGAGATACTTTCCAGATTCATGGCGTGAATCTGCAGCCTCATCTGCATAGACCAGATAAAGTCATGTTTCTTGCTCGTGTATTAACTGGTGACTATATTGGTGGTGATTCAAAATACATGAGACCTCCTTCAAAAGATGGAAGTTTTGTGAACTTGTATGACAGCTGTGTGGATAATACCTGGAACCCAAAGATCTTTGTCATCTTTGATGCCAACCAAATCTACCCTGAGTACTTAATAGAATTTTGTTAA
- the PARP11 gene encoding protein mono-ADP-ribosyltransferase PARP11 isoform X2, producing the protein MWGARPGGAAHAEMLQGPSEDVFPKMESPVEEMDTSDTQWGWFYLAECGKWHMFQTESNSHCSISSEDIERSFRTNPHGSLSFTTAKFDYMLDFSVMKQVNLTTLKQRPIKRAPFSINSFSFICENEAIPMPSHWENVNTEEPYQLIPLQRKTNEYNEVSSLFGKTMDSHRIKRIKRIQNLDLWEFFCRKKAQLKKKRGVPTINEQMLFHGTSNEFVEAICIHNFDWRINGMHAAVYGKGTYFARDASYSSHFCKENMKHGDTFQIHGVNLQPHLHRPDKVMFLARVLTGDYIGGDSKYMRPPSKDGSFVNLYDSCVDNTWNPKIFVIFDANQIYPEYLIEFC; encoded by the exons ATGTGGGGAGCGCGCCCGGGGGGCGCGGCCCATGCG GAAATGCTTCAAGGACCATCAGAAGATGTGTTTCCAAAGATGGAAAGTCCAGTTGAAGAGATGGATACCTCTGATACCCAGTGGGGCTGGTTTTATTTGGCTGAGTGTGGTAAATGGCATATGTTTCAG ACCGAGTCAAACAGTCATTGCTCTATTAGCAGTGAAGATATTGAAAGGAGTTTCCGAACAAACCCACATGGTTCTCTGTCTTTTACGACTGCAAAGTTTGACTACATGCTAGACTTTTCAG TGATGAAACAAGTCAACCTCACTACCCTTAAGCAACGTCCAATAAAGCGAGCTCCCTTTTCTATCAATTCATTCag ttTCATCTGTGAAAATGAGGCTATCCCTATGCCTTCACACTGGGAGAATGTAAACACTGAAGAGCCATACCAG cttattccattgcaaaggaaaacaaatgaataTAATGAAGTTTCTAGTCTCTTTGGAAAAACAATGGATAGCCACCGAATTAAAAGAATTAAGAGAATACAAAATCTAGACTTGTGGGAGTTTTTTTGCAG GAAAAAAGCTcaactgaagaagaaaagaggtgTCCCAACAATTAATGAGCAGATGCTGTTTCATGGCACCAGTAATGAATTTGTTGAAGCAATATGTATTCATAACTTTGACTGGAGAATAAATGGCATGCATGCTGCTGTATATGGAAAAG gGACCTACTTCGCAAGAGATGCATCATATTCCAGCCATTTCTGCAAAGAGAACATGAAGCACGGAGATACTTTCCAGATTCATGGCGTGAATCTGCAGCCTCATCTGCATAGACCAGATAAAGTCATGTTTCTTGCTCGTGTATTAACTGGTGACTATATTGGTGGTGATTCAAAATACATGAGACCTCCTTCAAAAGATGGAAGTTTTGTGAACTTGTATGACAGCTGTGTGGATAATACCTGGAACCCAAAGATCTTTGTCATCTTTGATGCCAACCAAATCTACCCTGAGTACTTAATAGAATTTTGTTAA
- the PARP11 gene encoding protein mono-ADP-ribosyltransferase PARP11 isoform X1 → MDSALEGSVAGVTATVAFGSTEREMLQGPSEDVFPKMESPVEEMDTSDTQWGWFYLAECGKWHMFQTESNSHCSISSEDIERSFRTNPHGSLSFTTAKFDYMLDFSVMKQVNLTTLKQRPIKRAPFSINSFSFICENEAIPMPSHWENVNTEEPYQLIPLQRKTNEYNEVSSLFGKTMDSHRIKRIKRIQNLDLWEFFCRKKAQLKKKRGVPTINEQMLFHGTSNEFVEAICIHNFDWRINGMHAAVYGKGTYFARDASYSSHFCKENMKHGDTFQIHGVNLQPHLHRPDKVMFLARVLTGDYIGGDSKYMRPPSKDGSFVNLYDSCVDNTWNPKIFVIFDANQIYPEYLIEFC, encoded by the exons ATGGACTCGGCTCTGGAGGGTTCGGTGGCGGGTGTGACTGCGACGGTGGCCTTCGGCAGCACAGAGCGG GAAATGCTTCAAGGACCATCAGAAGATGTGTTTCCAAAGATGGAAAGTCCAGTTGAAGAGATGGATACCTCTGATACCCAGTGGGGCTGGTTTTATTTGGCTGAGTGTGGTAAATGGCATATGTTTCAG ACCGAGTCAAACAGTCATTGCTCTATTAGCAGTGAAGATATTGAAAGGAGTTTCCGAACAAACCCACATGGTTCTCTGTCTTTTACGACTGCAAAGTTTGACTACATGCTAGACTTTTCAG TGATGAAACAAGTCAACCTCACTACCCTTAAGCAACGTCCAATAAAGCGAGCTCCCTTTTCTATCAATTCATTCag ttTCATCTGTGAAAATGAGGCTATCCCTATGCCTTCACACTGGGAGAATGTAAACACTGAAGAGCCATACCAG cttattccattgcaaaggaaaacaaatgaataTAATGAAGTTTCTAGTCTCTTTGGAAAAACAATGGATAGCCACCGAATTAAAAGAATTAAGAGAATACAAAATCTAGACTTGTGGGAGTTTTTTTGCAG GAAAAAAGCTcaactgaagaagaaaagaggtgTCCCAACAATTAATGAGCAGATGCTGTTTCATGGCACCAGTAATGAATTTGTTGAAGCAATATGTATTCATAACTTTGACTGGAGAATAAATGGCATGCATGCTGCTGTATATGGAAAAG gGACCTACTTCGCAAGAGATGCATCATATTCCAGCCATTTCTGCAAAGAGAACATGAAGCACGGAGATACTTTCCAGATTCATGGCGTGAATCTGCAGCCTCATCTGCATAGACCAGATAAAGTCATGTTTCTTGCTCGTGTATTAACTGGTGACTATATTGGTGGTGATTCAAAATACATGAGACCTCCTTCAAAAGATGGAAGTTTTGTGAACTTGTATGACAGCTGTGTGGATAATACCTGGAACCCAAAGATCTTTGTCATCTTTGATGCCAACCAAATCTACCCTGAGTACTTAATAGAATTTTGTTAA